The uncultured Subdoligranulum sp. genomic sequence CTCCACCTTGGGGCCGTGGACGTAGGCCGCGTGGTCGCGGATCTCCACCATGATCTCCAGCTGGGGATGGTGCACATCCACCCGCAGATGGTGGTGCTTATCCAGCAGGTAGGCGCCCAGCTCCCGGCAGATTTCGGGGCTCTTCAGCGGATAGGACTTGTCGGCACGCTTGGCCTCCACCTTGAAGGTGCGTACTCCCCGCAGCGCCTGGCCCAGGTAGGCCTCCGCCGTCTCACAGATGGCCTCAAACTCCTTGCCGCACTCCACGGCGCGGCTCATTTTGACGATGCCGAACACCCGGGAGACGCGGCGGAACGCCTCGTCCATATCCAGGTCGTCCTCCAGCGGTTCGATAAAAACCGTGCTCTGGGCCTGGTATACTTTGAACTTGCCCAGCGGTTCCAGCCGCCAGCGGATGATCTTGGCAAGCCGTGCTTCGAACTTGCCGCGGTTCAGGCCCTTGAGGGTCATCTCCCCCTGGTAGGCCAGAATAATCTCTTTCATGTGGTAATGCCTTTCCTTCAGATATGCTGCAGACTCTGCAGACCGTTTTTCAGCCCGTCCAGCAGGGCGTCCACATCCTCGTCGGTGTTGTCGGCGCAGAAGCTGACCCGCAGCGCCGTGTGGATGATGCGCTCATCACAGCCCATGGCCTGCAGCGTGTGGCTGGGTTCGCCCTTGTCGCAGGCGCTGCCCCCCGACACCAGCACCCCGCGGGTGTTCAGGTAGTTGATGAAGGTCTGGCTGTTGATGCACCCGGTGGAGAAGTTCAGCACCTCGGGCACCGCATCCTCAGGGGAATTGACGGTGATGCCGGGCAGTTCCGCCAGCCCCTGCCGCAGGCGGTGGTTGAGGGCTTCGATCTGTTTTGTGCGGGCCCGCATGCCCTGGTAGCCTTTGGCCGCCGCCAGACCCAGGCCCACGATATAGGGGGTGTTCTCGGTGCCGGGACGCAGGCCCCGCTCCTGATGGCCGCCGCAGTAGGGCGGGCGCAGCGTCTGGCGCTGGCTGTCCCGCACGAAGAGCGCCCCGATGCCCTTGGGGGCATGGATTTTGTGGCCGGACACCGACAGGGTATCCACCCCGGCCCACTTCTGCAGGTCGATGGGCATGCGCAGCCAGGCCTGCACCGCGTCCACATGGAAATGGGTGCGGCTGTTGCGGGCCTTGATGCCTGCCGCCAGGGCGGCAATGTCCTGCACGGCGCCGGTTTCGTTGTTCACCGCCATGCAGGAGGCCAGCACGGTGTTCTTGTCCACCGCGGCCAGGAATTTCTGGATGTCCAGGTGGCCGTCCGCCTCGGGCAGGATCTCCACCACCTCAAAGCCTTCGTTTTTCAGCGCGCGGGCCGCAAGCTGCACGCTGGGGTGTTCAAACCCCGAGACCACCACCTTGTGGCCCCACTGCCGCCGGGGCATGGCCGCGCCCCAGATGGCCATATTGTTGCCTTCGGTGCCGCAGCCGGTGAAGTAGATCTCATCGCTGCGGCAGTGCAGCGTTTTGGCGATGCGGGCCCGGGCATTTTCGATGCCGTCCTGGGCAGCCACCGCCGGGTCGTAGAGGCTGCTGGGATTGGCCCACAGTTCCACCAGCGCATCGTGGATGACCTCGGTCACCGCCGGGTCGATGCGGGTGGTTGCGGCGTTGTCCAGATAATGAAGCTGGGGGTCGGAAAGCATACTGATTCCTCACATTTTTGCACAAAATTATACAGGATAAATTATACACGCCCGCCGCCCGAAAAACAACCGCTCACACAAAATTTTTTCTCCGTTTTGGCACAGAAAAACCGCGGCCCGGCTTTCCACCGTTCCGCGGCAAAAATGTACGCTTATTCGCCGAAATCCTCCGCAGCCTTCTTCATCATCTGGCGGATGGGCAGGTTGTAGGGGCAGCGGGTCTCGCAGGCACCGCACTGCACGCAGGCGCTGGCCTTCACTTTCAGGGTAGCGTACCGCGCCCTGCCCCAGTCCGCAAGGCCGTACCGGTTCAGGTATCCCTGGAACAGAAAGACGTTGGGAATGGAGATGCCCACCGTGCAGGGCGCGCAATAGTTGCACCGGCGGCAGAACTGGGTGCCCAGGGCGTCCCGCACCTTCTGGCAGGCCGCCTGCTCCTCCTCGGTGAGGGGGGCGATGTTGTCGGCGCCCTTCACGTTGCTTTCCAGCTCCTCGGGGGCCGCCATGCCGGGGATGGCCACCGTCACGTTGGGGTTGGACAGCACATACCGCAGCGCCAGACGGCCGTCCTCGATGGCGCCGCCCGCCAGCGGTTTCATGTCGATGAAGCCCTTGCCCATTTCGGCGCAGCGGCGGATAAGCTCCGCCCCCTGCTGCTCCACAATGTTATAGGGGAACATGATGGTCTCGATCTCCGGCACCTCCAGCGCCGCCTCAAAGACCGCCGCCAGGTGGGCCGTCAGGCCGATATGCCCCACCACGCCCTTGGCCTTGGCTTCCAGCAGGGCTTCCAGGGAACCGCCGGGGGCGAGAATTTTCTTCAGGTCCTCCATGCTGGGGTTGTGGAACTGGTAGAGTTCGATGTGGTCGGTGCGCAGGTTTTTCAGGCTGGCGGCCAGCTCGGCCTCCATGTCGGCTTTGGTCAGGGCGCGGCACTTGGTGGCCAGCACAAAGGCATCCCGCAGCCCCAGCTCCTCCAGCGACTGGCCGATCCAGCCCTCGCTGACCGTGTAGGCGCGGGCGGTATCGATGTAGTTGATGCCGGCCTCGTGGGCTGCCTTCAGCAGCGCCCGGGTGCCGGGCTGGTCGATGCGCTGGATGGGAATGCCGCCGAATCCCAGGCGGGAGATTTTCAGGCCGGTCTGGCCCAGTTGTACGTATTGCATGCGATTCGCCTCTTTTTGCTGTTTTTGTCTACCTTTGTATTATAGGCAACTTTTCCGCAAAATTCCAGCCCCGTCCCCAGCTTTTGATTGACAAAATCCCGCAGGTGCGATAGGATTACAGCTATAATCCATTTATATAAATCACGTATGAGGACAACGGAGGGAATACTGCCATGAAATACGGGTTTATCGGCTGCGGCAACATGGGCGGCGCCGTCGCGCGCGCCGTCTGCAAGGGGGCCGGTGCCGGCGACGTTCTGCTTGCCAACCGCACCCCGGCCAAAGCGCAGAAGCTGGC encodes the following:
- a CDS encoding cysteine desulfurase family protein translates to MLSDPQLHYLDNAATTRIDPAVTEVIHDALVELWANPSSLYDPAVAAQDGIENARARIAKTLHCRSDEIYFTGCGTEGNNMAIWGAAMPRRQWGHKVVVSGFEHPSVQLAARALKNEGFEVVEILPEADGHLDIQKFLAAVDKNTVLASCMAVNNETGAVQDIAALAAGIKARNSRTHFHVDAVQAWLRMPIDLQKWAGVDTLSVSGHKIHAPKGIGALFVRDSQRQTLRPPYCGGHQERGLRPGTENTPYIVGLGLAAAKGYQGMRARTKQIEALNHRLRQGLAELPGITVNSPEDAVPEVLNFSTGCINSQTFINYLNTRGVLVSGGSACDKGEPSHTLQAMGCDERIIHTALRVSFCADNTDEDVDALLDGLKNGLQSLQHI
- a CDS encoding aldo/keto reductase, which produces MQYVQLGQTGLKISRLGFGGIPIQRIDQPGTRALLKAAHEAGINYIDTARAYTVSEGWIGQSLEELGLRDAFVLATKCRALTKADMEAELAASLKNLRTDHIELYQFHNPSMEDLKKILAPGGSLEALLEAKAKGVVGHIGLTAHLAAVFEAALEVPEIETIMFPYNIVEQQGAELIRRCAEMGKGFIDMKPLAGGAIEDGRLALRYVLSNPNVTVAIPGMAAPEELESNVKGADNIAPLTEEEQAACQKVRDALGTQFCRRCNYCAPCTVGISIPNVFLFQGYLNRYGLADWGRARYATLKVKASACVQCGACETRCPYNLPIRQMMKKAAEDFGE